A genomic stretch from Petrimonas mucosa includes:
- a CDS encoding SusC/RagA family TonB-linked outer membrane protein, with protein sequence MRITLLLLFVLTFQLQARQIYSQDTKISLDMRNSTIEKVLQAIEEKSDYYFLYNNRFINVDKKVNVRVKNASIAAILEKLLQSENVEYEVKGSQIVLSPKEMHSRIAAMADTQSRQQAVTVSGEVVDQSGNPLPGVTVMVVGMNMGTVTDSDGRFSITIPAEAKTLRFSFVGMRTQEVVIDGKTRFRIVMVEESIGIEEVVVTALGIERNKRSLSYATELVDVTSISDIRDPSLATSLSGKIAGVSISNASGASGVGGSSRIIIRGNKSINRNNQPLIVVDGIPYNNSKGVTSTDKSTREVDSFDGFSNINPDDIQSINVLKGPAAAALYGSAANNGVIIVTTKKGRMGKPQVEFNSITTMDFPYLYPDLQNEYAQGSGGVYSASIDAKSWGPKMTGQKVTNWTGEEVELTPQPNNVKDFFVNGYNLTNSLSYSAGNERSSTYFSYSNTTARGMLKTDKLERHNFNLRLNAELIPNLRLDFKITAFKQDMDSRPASGDDYFSPMQNLLRMPRSLRTQDLKDFEYYTEEGSLKQNIWVPGGTSTLNNPYWSLYRRIAPTSRNRITTFTSLKYDFTNWLSAQVRVAMDAIHDDAEEKIYWDAIYINDGKGNYYTAFRKSQDITSDFMINARKELSNGIALSAMIGGEIKDSKARGQSASTNGLTVENKFALNFGSSNTTSDSESRVQTQSIFGTAQVAFKEMVYLDLTARNDWNSTLPPPYDYFYPSIGLTGIISEMVKLPEFISFAKLRGSYAEVGNGVGFASIFQTYGRNTDGPIGQITTSGTKVAEQLIPEKTKSLEVGGEFRFMGNRLGLDITWYKSNTINQLISITAPPTSGYTSTQINCGNIQNKGIEVMLSARPLERRDFTWDTYLTFSRNINKVLELYKGVERYELSTANLALGKNWVIVGRPYGEIYSRTFQRDAQGRIIVSDNGLPIITADADHYLGNYNYDWQSGLSNSFSYKNWHLNFLIDLNYGGIRTSATESMLMLTGGSKATLYGREGFIFDGVKEDGTPNDITINAEAYGTLVGGRSSNNGPVELFTHDATNSRLRELSLGYDLPVKSNLISALRISLVGRNLIYLYNGCKWFDPDVTYNTGANGQGAENSFLPGARTLGLNLKLTF encoded by the coding sequence ATGAGAATAACACTGCTATTGCTGTTTGTGCTTACCTTTCAATTGCAGGCCAGACAAATCTATTCTCAAGATACCAAGATTTCGTTGGATATGAGAAACTCAACCATCGAAAAAGTATTGCAAGCTATCGAAGAGAAATCCGATTACTATTTTTTGTATAATAACCGGTTTATCAATGTTGATAAGAAAGTAAATGTACGGGTAAAGAATGCATCTATTGCAGCAATATTGGAGAAACTGTTGCAATCGGAAAATGTGGAGTATGAGGTAAAAGGTTCGCAAATAGTCCTCTCCCCTAAAGAGATGCATAGCCGAATAGCTGCCATGGCAGACACTCAATCTAGACAACAGGCCGTTACTGTATCGGGAGAGGTAGTGGATCAATCGGGGAATCCTCTGCCGGGCGTAACTGTCATGGTTGTTGGGATGAACATGGGAACTGTAACCGATAGTGATGGCAGATTCAGCATCACCATTCCCGCTGAAGCAAAAACGTTGCGTTTCTCATTCGTCGGGATGCGAACCCAGGAGGTCGTCATTGACGGAAAGACGAGATTCAGGATAGTGATGGTAGAAGAATCAATAGGAATTGAGGAGGTAGTGGTGACAGCACTTGGTATCGAAAGGAATAAGCGCAGCCTGAGTTATGCTACAGAATTGGTGGATGTAACGTCTATCTCAGATATTCGCGACCCAAGTCTGGCCACCTCGTTATCGGGTAAAATTGCAGGTGTTTCCATCTCTAACGCCTCTGGAGCATCAGGGGTTGGCGGTAGTTCAAGAATTATCATTCGGGGTAATAAATCGATAAACCGGAACAACCAACCGCTGATTGTGGTTGACGGTATACCCTACAACAACTCAAAAGGGGTTACATCGACCGACAAATCGACCAGGGAAGTGGATTCTTTCGATGGATTTTCGAATATTAATCCTGACGACATTCAGAGTATCAACGTGTTGAAAGGTCCTGCTGCTGCCGCATTGTACGGATCGGCCGCAAACAATGGAGTAATCATCGTCACAACCAAGAAGGGTAGAATGGGTAAACCTCAAGTTGAGTTTAACTCCATCACCACAATGGATTTCCCATATTTATATCCTGACCTGCAGAACGAATATGCACAGGGATCAGGGGGGGTATACTCCGCCTCGATCGATGCAAAGAGTTGGGGACCCAAAATGACTGGCCAGAAAGTTACGAACTGGACTGGAGAGGAGGTTGAACTCACTCCGCAGCCAAACAACGTGAAAGATTTCTTTGTGAATGGATACAACCTGACCAACTCATTGTCTTATAGTGCCGGGAATGAGAGATCCTCAACCTATTTCTCCTACAGTAATACTACTGCCAGGGGGATGCTGAAAACCGATAAGCTGGAACGGCACAATTTTAACCTGCGTCTCAATGCTGAGCTGATTCCAAATTTGAGGTTGGATTTCAAGATTACCGCCTTTAAACAGGATATGGATAGCCGCCCTGCCAGCGGTGACGACTATTTCAGTCCCATGCAGAACTTGCTGCGTATGCCTCGTAGTCTCAGGACCCAGGATCTGAAGGATTTTGAATACTACACCGAGGAGGGGTCGCTAAAGCAGAATATCTGGGTTCCGGGCGGTACCTCAACTCTGAACAATCCTTACTGGTCGTTATATCGTCGTATAGCCCCTACCAGTCGTAACAGGATCACCACCTTTACCTCGCTGAAATACGACTTCACCAACTGGCTTTCAGCACAGGTAAGGGTTGCCATGGATGCAATTCATGACGATGCCGAGGAGAAGATTTATTGGGATGCAATCTATATCAACGATGGAAAAGGGAACTATTATACTGCCTTCAGGAAATCGCAGGACATTACGTCCGATTTCATGATCAATGCCAGAAAGGAGCTGTCCAATGGCATCGCTCTTAGTGCCATGATAGGAGGTGAGATAAAAGACAGTAAAGCCAGGGGACAATCAGCATCGACCAACGGGTTGACCGTTGAAAATAAATTTGCATTGAACTTCGGTTCATCCAATACCACTTCAGATAGCGAATCCAGGGTTCAGACACAGAGTATTTTCGGAACTGCCCAGGTGGCTTTTAAAGAGATGGTCTATCTCGATCTGACCGCCAGAAACGACTGGAACTCGACGCTTCCACCCCCTTACGACTACTTCTATCCTTCTATAGGATTGACCGGCATTATCTCCGAAATGGTTAAGCTTCCCGAGTTCATTTCGTTTGCAAAATTGAGAGGATCGTATGCCGAAGTTGGTAATGGCGTAGGTTTTGCTTCAATCTTTCAAACCTACGGAAGAAATACGGACGGACCTATTGGACAGATTACCACGAGCGGTACGAAAGTAGCGGAACAGCTTATCCCTGAAAAAACCAAATCATTGGAAGTGGGAGGAGAATTCCGCTTTATGGGAAACCGGCTGGGATTAGATATAACCTGGTATAAATCAAATACCATTAACCAGTTGATATCAATTACCGCTCCTCCCACTTCTGGATATACAAGTACGCAGATCAACTGCGGAAACATCCAGAACAAGGGTATTGAAGTGATGCTCTCCGCAAGACCATTAGAGAGAAGAGACTTTACCTGGGATACCTACCTGACCTTCTCACGCAATATCAACAAAGTACTTGAACTGTACAAAGGAGTAGAGAGGTATGAACTGAGCACGGCCAATCTGGCATTGGGGAAAAACTGGGTTATAGTTGGACGTCCCTACGGAGAGATCTATTCAAGGACTTTCCAGCGTGATGCACAAGGCAGGATAATTGTCTCCGACAATGGACTGCCAATAATCACTGCTGATGCCGATCACTATCTTGGCAATTATAATTACGACTGGCAAAGCGGTTTATCCAATTCATTCAGTTATAAGAACTGGCATTTGAACTTCCTGATAGATCTGAATTATGGAGGCATCAGAACATCAGCCACCGAATCGATGCTTATGCTTACGGGAGGTAGCAAGGCCACATTGTATGGTCGTGAAGGTTTTATTTTTGACGGAGTAAAGGAGGATGGCACTCCCAATGACATAACCATCAATGCAGAAGCTTATGGTACACTTGTGGGAGGAAGAAGTTCAAATAACGGTCCCGTCGAACTGTTCACACACGATGCAACAAATTCACGTCTGCGTGAACTTTCATTGGGTTATGATCTTCCAGTTAAAAGCAATCTGATCAGCGCATTGCGCATCTCTTTGGTGGGCCGTAACTTGATATACCTTTACAATGGATGCAAATGGTTTGATCCGGATGTCACCTACAATACAGGCGCAAACGGTCAGGGAGCAGAAAACTCCTTCCTCCCCGGAGCCCGCACATTGGGATTAAATTTAAAACTAACATTCTAA
- a CDS encoding IS1595 family transposase translates to MNILDFAINYPDEETCRKKFKEQRDQMGVTCRHCNCKEHYWLENKQAYECKRCRARQTLRSGTVMQHSNLPYRYWFVAMHLLTATKGSFSAAELQRQLGHKRYQPIWEMVNKLRDVMGKRDDEYTLEGAIELDDAFFSTEISLEERDKPLKRGRGSQKKTKVLVMAESKTVENPKPGKKPKKVRYLKMKVINDLKAGTITRNVKEHVESTADLTTDDSTSYTKLKEHVHSHTASVIPHQDLSKVLPWVHTAISNAKRQLLGVYYKIKPEYLQYYLNQFCYKFNRRYFGENQFDRLLIAAVSCAPDFKSRIYNRNYCG, encoded by the coding sequence ATGAATATCCTGGATTTTGCTATAAATTACCCCGATGAGGAAACCTGTCGGAAAAAATTCAAAGAACAAAGAGACCAAATGGGAGTAACCTGTCGTCATTGTAATTGTAAAGAACATTATTGGCTGGAAAACAAGCAGGCCTATGAATGCAAGCGTTGTCGCGCACGCCAAACCTTGCGTTCAGGCACCGTCATGCAGCACTCCAACCTGCCTTACCGTTACTGGTTCGTGGCCATGCACCTGCTCACGGCGACCAAGGGCTCCTTTTCCGCGGCGGAGCTGCAGCGCCAGCTGGGGCACAAGCGTTACCAGCCCATATGGGAAATGGTCAATAAACTGCGTGACGTGATGGGCAAACGCGACGACGAGTACACCCTTGAGGGAGCCATCGAGTTGGACGACGCCTTCTTTTCCACCGAAATATCCCTTGAAGAGAGGGACAAACCGTTGAAGCGCGGCCGCGGGAGCCAAAAAAAGACCAAAGTGCTGGTAATGGCTGAAAGCAAAACCGTTGAAAACCCCAAGCCGGGTAAGAAACCCAAGAAGGTCAGATACCTGAAGATGAAAGTCATCAACGACTTGAAAGCCGGTACAATTACAAGGAATGTCAAAGAGCACGTTGAAAGCACGGCGGATCTGACCACCGATGACTCAACATCTTACACTAAATTGAAAGAGCATGTTCATTCACATACGGCATCTGTTATTCCACACCAGGATCTTTCCAAGGTGCTGCCCTGGGTGCATACCGCGATCAGCAATGCCAAACGACAGCTCCTGGGCGTGTATTACAAGATAAAACCAGAATACTTGCAATATTACCTCAACCAGTTCTGTTATAAATTCAACAGGCGTTACTTCGGGGAAAACCAGTTTGACAGGCTGTTGATAGCCGCCGTATCGTGTGCGCCTGATTTCAAGTCAAGAATTTACAATAGGAACTATTGCGGATAA
- a CDS encoding FecR family protein gives MSEKKTADSLEFLLGDYEKMDKIDSAADWERVRRRIAIDRNRRLLFNFLRNTAAVLFPLLLIYQFVFVPISSKSNEVIETITITSAPGMVTKTILPDGSEVWLNAMSSLTYPLRFTKKERTVQLSGEAYFKVVSDERHRFNVKTPQEMVVSAYGTEFNVNAYESETNCEVTLASGQVEVSSNAGSKATEVLMSDEKAILHVSSGNIHVVSADTYVETAWKDGKMVFRREKLDKIVARLSRKFGVDIVLDGDRLKEYEYTATFTDETLEDILDLLKRSAPITYTIHKQRQLDNDTFTRREIIIKTS, from the coding sequence ATGAGTGAAAAGAAAACTGCCGACTCTTTGGAATTTTTACTGGGGGACTATGAAAAAATGGATAAAATAGATTCTGCCGCTGATTGGGAACGTGTACGAAGACGTATTGCCATTGACCGGAACAGACGGCTGCTATTTAACTTCTTGAGAAATACGGCTGCCGTTCTTTTTCCTCTCTTGTTGATCTATCAGTTTGTATTTGTTCCGATAAGTAGCAAAAGTAATGAGGTAATAGAGACAATCACAATTACCTCAGCCCCAGGGATGGTGACCAAAACAATTCTCCCGGACGGTAGTGAGGTATGGCTGAACGCGATGAGCTCACTTACCTATCCGCTGCGTTTTACAAAAAAGGAGCGCACGGTTCAACTTTCAGGGGAGGCCTATTTCAAGGTTGTTTCCGACGAGAGACATCGTTTCAATGTGAAAACGCCACAAGAGATGGTCGTGAGCGCTTATGGAACAGAGTTTAACGTAAATGCATACGAAAGTGAGACCAACTGTGAGGTCACATTGGCTAGCGGACAGGTAGAGGTATCCTCCAATGCCGGTTCAAAAGCAACTGAGGTGCTGATGAGCGACGAAAAAGCGATACTTCACGTTTCAAGCGGGAATATTCATGTGGTAAGTGCGGATACTTATGTGGAAACAGCATGGAAAGACGGAAAGATGGTTTTTCGTCGTGAGAAGCTGGATAAAATTGTAGCCAGGCTTTCCAGAAAATTTGGAGTTGATATTGTTCTTGATGGCGATAGGCTCAAAGAGTATGAATACACAGCCACATTCACCGATGAGACACTTGAGGATATACTGGACCTCTTGAAACGGTCGGCCCCCATAACCTATACCATTCACAAACAGAGACAGTTAGATAACGATACATTTACTCGTAGGGAGATTATCATAAAGACAAGTTAA
- a CDS encoding IS1380 family transposase, translating into MQYKNSKKISFTASSVKKEFSSEQLTSYSGLSVTSDFINHCGIYRRLEHLFPTIRHNASRFSTAQILSSILLASLCGVHRLKRIENFTFDALVARLLKLPKNIDEDTIRRHLTGLGERGARSLHELLLGFTGMQVSRCGLSRLTLDCDSSTFTVYGNQQGAEVGYNSHKKGSKSYHPILCFVTEMKLLVNSWLRPGSAYTSNGVCEFVKETLAALPQKVEKVFFRADSGFFNGGLFNLLEDGKHEYLVKVKLKNLKDLLAGQTWQPIGPRTATCQFTHQCSGWRNPRMFYAVRIIKQMVEVDYFGEKQFVPEYEYFCYCSNLKGLDALQLHTLYGSRSESENWIEQTKNSLCAGKTITHDFWVNDILWQLSSFAYSLSVLMRYRGDFWVWRQEHSTFREWFIRVPGKVVKSGRQVTVKMPKEYYRKAGWRDFEQRITTTMTG; encoded by the coding sequence ATGCAATACAAAAATAGTAAAAAAATCTCATTTACTGCCAGTTCAGTAAAGAAAGAGTTCAGTTCAGAACAATTAACGTCATATTCAGGGTTAAGCGTAACCTCTGATTTTATCAACCATTGTGGCATTTATCGCCGGCTGGAACATCTTTTCCCAACCATCCGGCACAATGCAAGCCGTTTCAGCACAGCCCAAATACTCTCAAGTATCCTGTTGGCATCGTTGTGCGGTGTTCACCGTTTGAAGCGGATTGAAAACTTCACCTTTGACGCCTTGGTTGCCCGCTTGTTGAAGTTACCCAAGAACATTGACGAGGACACCATACGCCGCCATTTGACAGGTTTGGGTGAAAGGGGCGCCCGTTCGCTTCACGAGCTGTTGTTGGGTTTTACAGGCATGCAAGTTTCCCGTTGCGGTTTAAGCCGCTTGACACTTGATTGCGACTCAAGCACATTTACCGTTTACGGCAACCAACAAGGGGCTGAGGTGGGTTATAACTCGCATAAGAAGGGTTCGAAAAGCTATCACCCCATCTTATGTTTTGTCACGGAGATGAAACTGCTTGTCAATTCATGGCTCCGCCCGGGTTCAGCTTACACCTCAAACGGAGTTTGTGAGTTTGTCAAAGAAACCTTGGCCGCTCTTCCCCAAAAGGTGGAGAAGGTGTTTTTCAGGGCCGACAGCGGTTTTTTCAATGGTGGATTATTTAATTTGTTAGAAGACGGTAAACATGAATATTTGGTGAAAGTAAAGCTGAAAAACCTGAAAGATTTACTTGCCGGGCAGACTTGGCAGCCGATTGGCCCACGGACGGCGACCTGTCAGTTTACACATCAATGTAGCGGTTGGAGGAATCCCCGCATGTTTTATGCCGTGCGCATCATAAAGCAAATGGTTGAAGTCGATTATTTTGGCGAAAAACAATTTGTACCCGAGTATGAGTACTTTTGCTATTGCTCGAACCTGAAAGGATTGGATGCCTTGCAGCTCCATACCCTTTATGGATCCCGATCAGAGAGTGAGAATTGGATCGAGCAAACCAAAAACTCGCTTTGTGCGGGAAAAACCATCACGCATGATTTTTGGGTAAACGATATTCTTTGGCAACTTTCGTCATTTGCCTACAGTTTATCGGTGCTCATGCGATACCGGGGCGACTTTTGGGTTTGGCGTCAAGAGCACTCTACCTTCCGAGAATGGTTTATCCGAGTGCCGGGTAAAGTGGTGAAATCCGGCAGGCAGGTCACGGTAAAAATGCCTAAGGAGTATTACCGAAAAGCGGGGTGGCGTGATTTTGAGCAGCGAATAACGACAACGATGACCGGATGA
- a CDS encoding RNA polymerase sigma-70 factor gives MNEKDAIYENLFRKAAFQDDEEAFRQLFLEFYPALCVFAMRSVYHEEEARDIVQDVFFKIWKNRKSININTSFRNFLITSVRNGCTDYLRRQDIENQYMGKKRLFSIHTSPEELYTLKELESAIAEVLAEMPNNVREAFEMSRFKGMTYTSIAEKMQVSPKSIEVYISKALKILREKLQDYLPLLLLL, from the coding sequence ATGAATGAAAAGGATGCAATATATGAGAACCTGTTTCGAAAAGCAGCTTTTCAGGACGACGAAGAGGCTTTCAGGCAACTCTTCCTCGAATTCTATCCGGCCCTCTGTGTATTTGCCATGCGATCTGTTTATCATGAAGAGGAGGCCCGGGACATTGTTCAGGATGTTTTCTTCAAAATCTGGAAAAACCGTAAAAGTATAAATATAAATACCTCTTTTCGGAACTTTCTAATTACATCGGTACGTAACGGTTGTACCGATTACCTTCGAAGACAGGATATCGAAAACCAGTATATGGGAAAAAAGAGGCTGTTCTCCATCCACACATCCCCCGAAGAGCTATACACATTAAAAGAGTTGGAGAGTGCCATTGCCGAAGTGCTGGCAGAAATGCCGAACAACGTGCGTGAAGCATTTGAAATGAGCCGATTCAAAGGAATGACCTATACCTCCATCGCCGAAAAGATGCAGGTATCACCAAAGAGTATCGAAGTCTATATCAGCAAAGCCCTGAAAATTTTACGTGAAAAATTACAAGATTACCTCCCCTTATTGTTACTCTTGTAA
- a CDS encoding glycoside hydrolase family protein encodes MKRVYEEIKTPYKYGLVMVPPPNKMVDSPSIFRHGDIWYMTYILFDGKGYETWLAKSENLLNWETSGRILSFTEDTWDSNQKAGYIALQDYRWGGSYEVQKYDGRYWISYLGGKSAGYEAGILKTGIAYTEDITRTEEWKRVPQPVLSPEESDARWYDNQTIYKSTIIWDRENSTGYPFVMFYNAKGRSRTDAEAERIAMAVSTDMVNWKRFGRRPVIDHGSGISGDAFITKIDNIWVMFYFGAFWKPGAFDRFACSYDLINWTCWKGEDLVKPSEDFDNRYAHKPYVIKYNGVVYHFYCAVDRNDNRGIAVATSIDMGKSKLLFN; translated from the coding sequence ATGAAAAGAGTATATGAAGAGATAAAAACCCCTTATAAATACGGGCTGGTAATGGTTCCTCCACCTAATAAGATGGTAGACAGCCCAAGCATCTTCAGGCATGGCGACATCTGGTACATGACCTACATTCTATTTGATGGAAAGGGGTATGAAACCTGGCTTGCAAAAAGTGAAAACCTGTTAAACTGGGAAACTTCGGGGCGGATACTCTCCTTTACAGAGGATACCTGGGACTCGAATCAGAAGGCGGGATACATCGCGTTACAGGATTACAGATGGGGTGGCTCTTATGAGGTTCAAAAATATGACGGTCGCTATTGGATCTCCTACCTGGGAGGTAAATCGGCCGGTTATGAAGCAGGCATCTTAAAAACGGGAATAGCCTATACAGAGGATATAACAAGAACAGAGGAATGGAAAAGAGTGCCACAGCCGGTTCTTTCACCGGAAGAGAGTGACGCCCGCTGGTATGACAACCAGACAATATATAAAAGTACAATCATATGGGATAGGGAAAACTCAACGGGATATCCTTTTGTAATGTTCTACAATGCCAAGGGAAGAAGCAGAACCGATGCCGAGGCAGAAAGGATAGCGATGGCCGTGTCGACCGATATGGTAAACTGGAAACGCTTCGGCCGGAGACCGGTAATCGATCATGGCTCTGGCATATCAGGCGACGCTTTTATTACAAAAATTGACAACATCTGGGTGATGTTCTATTTTGGAGCTTTCTGGAAACCGGGAGCTTTCGACCGATTTGCCTGTTCTTACGATTTGATAAACTGGACCTGCTGGAAGGGAGAGGATCTTGTTAAACCTTCCGAGGACTTTGACAACCGTTATGCACACAAACCTTATGTTATAAAATACAATGGGGTTGTATATCATTTTTATTGTGCCGTGGATAGAAATGACAACAGGGGAATTGCTGTTGCAACATCCATTGATATGGGAAAAAGCAAACTGCTTTTCAACTGA
- a CDS encoding YifB family Mg chelatase-like AAA ATPase produces the protein MLVKVFGAAVQGINATPITIEVNCTKGIKFFLVGLPDTSVKESHKRIISAIQVSGYKFPRQQIVINMSPADIRKEGSAYDLPLAIGILASSETIKAEKLSDYLIMGELSLDGSILPIKGALPIAIMAKEQGFKGFILPSENAREAAVVEGLEVFGVDNICQVARFFNGELELETTTVNIGEEFLKGQSTFELDFSDVKGQENVKRALEVAAAGGHNLIMIGPPGAGKSMMAKRLSSILPPFTMEEALETTKIHSVAGKLEKGISLMSHRPFRSPHHTISDVAMVGGGSYPQPGEISLAHNGILFLDELPEFNRSVLEVMRQPLENRKITVSRARYSVEYPASFMMVAAMNPCPCGYYNHPERACVCPGGAVQKYLNRVSGPLLDRIDIHVEITPVPFEKISDSTPGERSSEICKRVVKARQIQAERFRKIPGIYCNAQMTSKMVRRYAAPEAAGLQLLGTAMERLSLSARAYERILKVSRTIADLDDSPHVLPVHLAEAINYRNLDRSNWAG, from the coding sequence ATGCTGGTCAAGGTGTTTGGTGCGGCCGTACAAGGGATTAATGCCACACCCATAACCATTGAAGTGAATTGTACAAAGGGAATAAAATTCTTTTTGGTAGGCTTACCGGATACATCCGTGAAAGAGAGCCACAAGAGAATCATTTCGGCCATCCAGGTAAGCGGTTACAAGTTTCCCCGTCAACAGATTGTGATCAACATGTCTCCGGCCGACATCCGGAAAGAGGGATCGGCCTACGACCTTCCTTTGGCAATAGGGATATTGGCCTCCTCCGAGACCATTAAAGCAGAGAAGCTGTCCGACTACCTGATCATGGGCGAACTATCGCTCGACGGAAGTATCCTTCCCATCAAGGGAGCCCTACCCATCGCGATCATGGCTAAGGAGCAGGGATTCAAAGGGTTCATACTCCCCTCGGAAAATGCTAGGGAGGCCGCAGTAGTTGAGGGACTGGAGGTATTCGGGGTAGACAACATCTGTCAGGTTGCCAGATTCTTCAACGGGGAACTGGAGTTGGAAACGACAACAGTGAATATCGGGGAGGAGTTCCTTAAGGGGCAGTCTACTTTCGAATTGGACTTCAGCGACGTAAAAGGGCAGGAAAATGTGAAACGGGCCCTGGAGGTCGCAGCTGCAGGTGGTCATAACCTCATCATGATAGGTCCCCCGGGAGCAGGAAAATCGATGATGGCCAAACGATTGTCGTCCATCTTGCCTCCATTCACCATGGAGGAGGCACTTGAGACGACAAAGATACACAGCGTGGCCGGCAAGCTGGAAAAAGGGATATCCCTGATGTCGCACAGGCCATTTCGGTCTCCTCACCATACCATTAGCGATGTGGCCATGGTTGGGGGCGGATCCTATCCACAGCCAGGAGAGATCAGCCTGGCACACAACGGCATACTATTCCTGGATGAACTACCCGAGTTCAACAGGAGCGTTCTTGAAGTGATGCGTCAGCCGCTGGAAAACCGGAAAATTACCGTTTCCCGGGCCAGATATTCTGTGGAGTACCCGGCCAGCTTTATGATGGTGGCTGCCATGAATCCCTGCCCCTGCGGATATTACAACCACCCCGAAAGGGCATGTGTATGTCCCGGCGGAGCTGTTCAGAAATACCTGAACAGGGTATCGGGACCGCTGCTGGACCGGATCGATATTCATGTCGAGATCACCCCTGTCCCTTTCGAGAAGATTTCCGACAGCACACCGGGCGAGCGCAGTTCAGAAATTTGCAAACGGGTAGTGAAAGCCAGGCAAATTCAGGCAGAAAGGTTTAGAAAAATTCCCGGCATATACTGTAACGCCCAGATGACATCGAAGATGGTGCGTCGATATGCCGCCCCTGAGGCAGCAGGATTGCAATTGCTCGGAACAGCCATGGAGAGACTGAGCCTATCGGCAAGGGCGTACGAAAGGATACTGAAGGTCTCCCGTACCATAGCCGACCTTGACGACTCTCCGCATGTTTTGCCGGTACATCTTGCAGAAGCAATCAACTACCGTAATCTCGACCGTTCAAATTGGGCGGGGTGA